A single window of Eleginops maclovinus isolate JMC-PN-2008 ecotype Puerto Natales chromosome 19, JC_Emac_rtc_rv5, whole genome shotgun sequence DNA harbors:
- the LOC134881714 gene encoding protein LBH-like isoform X2 — protein sequence MTEVMNSLEPGTEDFSGGGAAADQGAIFPDTHERYPKLSKRLPSIVVEPTDGAEVESGELRWPPDEPSSPDAKTERKRAEDQTPDEYQSNVDVDEEASAAEMQDSN from the exons ATGACTGAGGTGATGAACTCTCTTGAGCCCGGCACAGAGGACTTCAGCGGGGGAGGAGCGGCAGCAGATCAAGGCGCA ATCTTCCCAGATACCCATGAAAGGTATCCGAAGCTGTCCAAGAGACTTCCCTCCATCGTGGTGGAGCCGACGGACGGAGCCGAGGTGGAGAGCGGCGAGCTGCGTTGGCCTCCTGATGAACCCAGCTCTCCGGACGCCAaaactgagaggaagagagcagaGGATCAAACTCcag atgAATACCAGTCGAATGTCGACGTGGACGAAGAGGCTTCAGCTGCGGAGATGCAGGACTCCAACTGA